Proteins from a single region of bacterium:
- a CDS encoding DUF4126 family protein, translated as MDTAIGITLGLGLAAAAGLRVFVPLLLAAIAVHTGHLEPASGFGWLGSTTALVIFG; from the coding sequence ATGGACACGGCGATCGGCATCACGCTGGGCCTGGGCCTCGCCGCCGCGGCCGGCCTGCGCGTCTTCGTGCCGCTGCTGCTGGCGGCGATCGCCGTGCACACCGGCCACCTGGAGCCGGCCTCCGGGTTCGGCTGGCTCGGCTCGACCACGGCGCTGGTGATCTTCGG
- the hemA gene encoding glutamyl-tRNA reductase codes for MAGHAGLHLWGIDHRLAPTEVRERAHIDPERVGGLLAALSLEPGFVSAVPVSTCNRTEIYVEALPGFAPFECMTRSLAGAGLDPSLFTGEHAVRLTDGEAVRRLYRVSAGLESMMLGEPQISGQLKDAYRLAKEHHELGPVLMRAFQGAFRAGKRVRTETKIGEGAVSVAFAAVELARKFFADLPRHRALLVGAGETGALAARHFLQQGIGGLIVVNRSPERARSLADDLNGGKGELVRARPWEDLPTALADVDVVLSTTGSLEPVILPEMVRTAMRRRRGRPLYVLDIAVPRDVHPDVARVEETYVFGLDDLDEIVQANLAARRKQLPAAERIIEEELAEFRAWVGEMDLRPSVAEFRAYLEDLKEKQVGYVRRKQSDEVAAAVDASLQQFIKKVLGRSMESLKSAESEQERLQHLATLHRLFAPQEPHESQKSREPQEPSDRP; via the coding sequence ATGGCGGGGCACGCCGGCCTGCACCTGTGGGGGATCGACCACCGGCTCGCGCCGACCGAGGTGCGCGAGCGCGCGCACATCGACCCCGAGCGCGTGGGCGGGCTGCTGGCGGCCCTATCGTTGGAGCCGGGGTTCGTCTCGGCCGTGCCGGTCAGCACCTGCAACCGCACCGAGATCTACGTCGAGGCCCTGCCCGGATTCGCCCCCTTCGAGTGCATGACCCGCAGCCTGGCCGGCGCCGGGCTCGACCCCTCGCTGTTCACCGGCGAGCACGCCGTGCGCCTGACCGACGGGGAGGCCGTGCGCCGTCTCTACCGGGTGTCGGCCGGCCTGGAGAGCATGATGCTGGGCGAGCCCCAGATCTCCGGCCAGCTCAAGGACGCCTACCGGCTGGCCAAGGAGCACCACGAGCTCGGCCCGGTGCTCATGCGCGCCTTCCAGGGCGCGTTCCGCGCCGGCAAGCGCGTCCGCACCGAGACGAAGATCGGCGAGGGGGCGGTCAGCGTCGCCTTCGCCGCCGTCGAGCTGGCCCGCAAGTTCTTCGCCGACCTGCCGCGGCACCGCGCCCTGCTGGTCGGCGCCGGCGAGACCGGCGCCCTGGCGGCCCGCCACTTCCTGCAGCAGGGCATCGGCGGCCTGATCGTGGTGAACCGCAGCCCCGAGCGCGCGCGATCCCTCGCGGACGACCTCAACGGCGGCAAGGGCGAACTCGTGCGCGCGCGTCCCTGGGAGGACCTGCCCACCGCACTGGCCGACGTGGACGTCGTGCTCTCAACCACCGGCAGCCTGGAGCCCGTGATCCTGCCGGAGATGGTGCGCACCGCCATGCGCCGCCGCCGCGGGCGGCCGCTCTACGTCCTGGACATCGCCGTCCCGCGCGACGTCCATCCCGACGTCGCGCGGGTGGAAGAGACCTACGTCTTCGGTCTGGACGACCTCGACGAGATCGTCCAGGCCAACCTCGCCGCGCGCCGCAAGCAGCTGCCCGCGGCCGAGCGCATCATCGAGGAGGAGCTGGCGGAGTTCCGCGCCTGGGTTGGCGAGATGGACCTGCGCCCCAGCGTGGCCGAGTTCCGCGCCTACCTCGAGGACCTCAAGGAGAAGCAGGTCGGCTACGTGCGCCGCAAGCAGTCCGACGAGGTGGCCGCGGCCGTCGACGCCAGCCTGCAGCAGTTCATCAAGAAGGTCCTGGGCCGCTCGATGGAGTCGCTCAAGAGCGCCGAGAGCGAGCAGGAGCGCCTGCAGCACCTGGCGACGCTGCACCGGCTGTTCGCGCCCCAGGAGCCCCATGAGTCTCAGAAGTCCCGCGAGCCGCAGGAGCCGAGCGACCGTCCCTGA